A genomic window from Macaca thibetana thibetana isolate TM-01 chromosome 16, ASM2454274v1, whole genome shotgun sequence includes:
- the LOC126938910 gene encoding leucine-rich repeat-containing protein 37A2-like isoform X30, translating into MSAPPRESTENLVPFLDTDSAEELPLGPEQFSAAHQDLNDKLTPEERLPEVVPLLDGDQNQTLVQLPRLKSKVPTADLDRAAGHQADEILVPLDSKISKPTTFIVSPKNLKKDLAERWSLAEIVGIPHRLSKPQREKQTLQDEYSSMDTLYPGSLPPELRVNSDEPPGPPEQVGLSQFHLEPETQNPETLEGIQSSLLRQEAPGQLPQLPEEEEPSSTQQEAPALPPASSMESLTLPNREVTVQPLGEDQAHYNLPNITVKPADVEVTITSEAENETESSQAQQEAPVQFPEEAEPSATQQEPPTEPPGPPIEAELSPSEQEQPAQPSESSGEVASSPAQQEAPAQPPEHHEVTVSPPGHHQTQHSDLSSVSVKPPDVQLTIATEPSAEVGTSPVLQEATAQLSGPGNDAEPLAIQHGGPPLPPESLEEAGPSAIQQETSVQSPEPVNSENPSPTQQEAAAEHPQTAEEGESSLTQQEAPAQTPELPNVVVAQPPEHSNLTQATVQPLDLGITITPEPITEVGHSTPLKMTFVPPKQLKVTLPHPDQVQTQYSHLTQATVQPLDLEFTSTPESTTEVELSPTMQETPTQPPKKVVPQLRVYQEVAIPTVGLDEAQHPMSPSVTVQPLDLRLTITPEPTTEVVPSTALKKTLVPPEHPKVTLPHPDQVQTQYSHLTQATVPPLDLGFTSTPESTTEVEPSTALTTTAPPPEHPEVTLSPSGKGQAQHSHLTEATVQPLDLGFTSTPESTTEVEPSTTLTTTAPPPEHPEVTLSPSDKGQAQHSHLTQVTVQPLALELTITTEPTTEVKPSPTTEETSTQPPDPGLAVTPEPTTETGHSTALETTTAAHPDQVQTLHRKLTEVTVPRTELEPTQNSLVQSVSYAQNKTLTAPEEQKASTSTNICELCTCGDETLSCIDLSPKQRLRQVPVPEPNTYNGTFTILNFQGNYISYIDGNVWKAYIWTEKLILNENYLTELHKDSFEGLLSLQYLDLSCNKIQSIERRTFEPLPFLQFINLGCNLLTELSFGTFQAWHGMQFLYKLILNRNPLTTVEDPYLFKLPALKYLDMGKTQVPLTTLKNILTMTVELEKLILPSHMACCLCQFKNSIEAVCKTVKLHCNSACLTNTIHCPEEASVGNPEGAFMKVLQARKKHTSTELTIEPEVPSDSSDINLSGFGSEQLDTNDESEVISALSYILPYFSVVNLDVKSMLLPFIKQLSSNVQDGDRPLGILKNNIKSPSLQPASDNSTYKIYENKLRKLYLLENMLDAEIQEKIDEVKREEKTAMLMQTSLLGNKFKRQIFEKKLETVQPQENSLAKIQSVGNNLQRVNRVLTGPRSIQKRHFKEVGKQSTRREEGAQAFVESAAQEKRLGSPVSRELEQPHTEQGREKLVGNTVYTKPSFTQELNAAVSSVLKPFSMGEPSASTPAKALPEVRDRSKDLTHAIFILENAKARVKSMKAAKPIVHSRKKYRYHKTRSRVAHRTLKAKKSQKFRKKSYLDRLMLANRPPFSAVNSLINSPSQGAFSSLGDPSPQENPFLEGFAPSERFTENTNVKDTTARNAFEENVSMENTTMPEGTISENTTYNPPPEADSAGTAFNLGPAVKRTNQTQWEYNNMGTDLSSEPKSFNYPLLSSAGDQFENQLTEQLRSLIPNNNVRKLISHVIRTLKTDCSDTRVQVTCAKLISRTGLLMKLLSEQQEVKASKAEWDTEQWKTENYINESTEAQSEQKEQRLSELTKEVPGYGYNNKLILALFVTEILTTLIIIFCLIQIYSHRRSSQEDEEGVSRGIFRFLPCRRCCSPSETQDGAFSFRQPLWLKDMYKPLSATRVNNQAEKLHKKSSNEEEILSREPGDSEAPTEMGEESEAQS; encoded by the exons ATGTCGGCCCCACCCCGGGAATCGACTGAAAATTTGGTTCCATTCCTGGACACAGATTCAGCTGAAGAGCTGCCCCTGGGGCCAGAGCAGTTCTCCGCTGCACACCAGGATTTAAATGACAAGCTGACTCCGGAAGAAAGGCTCCCAGAGGTGGTCCCACTGCTGGACGGGGATCAGAACCAGACCCTAGTTCAGCTTCCTCGCCTCAAAAGTAAGGTTCCAACTGCAGATCTAGATCGGGCTGCAGGTCATCAGGCAGATGAAATACTTGTTCCGCTAGACAGTAAGATTTCAAAACCAACCACATTTATTGTTTCGCCCAAGAACCTGAAGAAAGATCTAGCTGAGCGTTGGAGCCTTGCTGAGATTGTTGGAATTCCACACCGATTATCCAAACCTCAGCGTGAGAAACAGACTTTGCAGGATGAATATTCGAGTATGGACACACTGTATCCTGGCAGCCTGCCTCCAGAACTCCGGGTGAACTCAGATGAGCCTCCAGGGCCCCCTGAGCAAGTTGGACTTTCTCAATTCCATCTAGAGCCGGAAACTCAAAATCCAGAGACACTTGAAGGCATCCAATCCTCTTTACTCCGGCAAGAAGCCCCAGGGCAGCTTCCACAGCTCCCTGAGGAGGAAGAACCTTCTTCCACCCAGCAGGaggccccagctctgcctccagcaTCCTCTATGGAGAGTCTAACTCTACCGAATCGTGAGGTGACAGTTCAGCCTCTAGGTGAGGATCAAGCTCATTATAACTTGCCCAACATTACAGTTAAACCTGCAGATGTGGAGGTTACCATAACTTCAGAGGCTGAAAACGAGACAGAATCTTCCCAAGCCCAGCAGGAGGCCCCAGTTCAGTTTCCAGAGGAGGCGGAACCTTCTGCAACCCAACAGGAGCCCCCAACTGAGCCTCCAG GTCCTCCTATAGAGGCTGAACTTTCCCCCAGTGAGCAGGAGCAGccagctcagccttctgagtcttCTGGGGAGGTTGCATCTTCTCCAGCCCAGCAGGAggccccagctcagcctccagaacatCATGAAGTCACAGTTTCACCTCCTGGTCACCATCAGACTCAGCATTCAGATTTGTCCAGTGTCTCTGTTAAGCCTCCAGATGTGCAGCTCACCATAGCAACAGAGCCTAGTGCAGAGGTGGGAACTTCTCCAGTCCTCCAGGAGGCTACAGCTCAGCTCTCAGGGCCAGGTAATGATGCAGAACCTCTCGCCATCCAGCACGGgggcccacctctgcctccagagtcacTGGAAGAGGCTGGACCTTCAGCAATTCAACAGGAGACTTCAGTTCAATCTCCGGAACCTGTTAATAGTGAGAACCCCTCTCCAACCCAGCAGGAGGCTGCAGCTGAGCATCCACAGACCGCTGAGGAGGGTGAGTCTTCTCTAACCCAGCAGGAGGCCCCAGCTCAGACTCCAGAGCTCCCTAATGTAGTTGTAGCTCAACCTCCAGAGCATTCAAACCTGACTCAAGCCACAGTTCAACCTTTGGACCTGGGGATTACCATCACTCCAGAACCCATTACGGAGGTTGGACATTCTACACCTCTGAAGATGACTTTCGTTCCTCCAAAGCAACTTAAGGTGACACTTCCACATCCAGACCAGGTTCAGACTCAGTATTCACACCTGACTCAAGCCACAGTTCAACCTTTGGACCTGGAGTTTACCAGCACTCCAGAATCCACGACAGAGGTTGAACTTTCTCCAACCATGCAGGAGaccccaactcagcctcctaagaaagTTGTACCCCAACTTCGAGTATATCAAGAGGTAGCAATTCCAACAGTAGGTCTGGATGAAGCTCAGCATCCAATGTCACCCAGCGTCACAGTTCAACCTTTGGACCTGAGACTTACCATCACTCCAGAACCCACTACGGAGGTTGTACCTTCTACAGCCCTGAAGAAGACTCTAGTTCCTCCAGAGCATCCTAAGGTGACACTTCCACATCCAGACCAGGTTCAGACTCAGTATTCACACCTGACTCAAGCCACAGTTCCACCCTTGGATCTGGGGTTTACCAGCACTCCAGAATCCACGACAGAGGTTGAACCTTCTACAGCCCTGACGACTACAGCTCCTCCTCCAGAACACCCTGAGGTGACACTTTCACCTTCAGGCAAAGGTCAGGCTCAGCATTCACAC CTGACTGAAGCCACAGTTCAACCTTTGGACCTAGGGTTTACCAGCACTCCAGAATCCACGACAGAGGTTGAACCCTCAACAACCCTGACGACTACAGCTCCTCCTCCAGAACACCCTGAGGTGACACTTTCACCTTCAGACAAGGGTCAGGCTCAGCATTCACACCTGACTCAAGTCACAGTTCAACCTCTGGCCCTGGAGCTTACCATAACTACAGAACCTACTACAGAGGTTAAACCATCTCCAACCACAGAGGAGACCTCAACTCAGCCTCCAGACCCGGGGCTTGCTGTAACTCCAGAGCCCACTACAGAGACTGGACATTCTACAGCCCTGGAGACGACTACAGCTGCTCATCCAGACCAGGTTCAGACTCTGCATCGAAAACTGACTGAAGTCACAGTTCCACGTACTGAACTAGAACCTACTCAAAATTCATTGGTGCAGTCTGTAAGTTATGCCCAAAATAAGACTTTAACTGCACCAGAGGAACAGAAGGCCTCCACAAGCACCAACATATGTGAGCTCTGTACCTGCGGAGATGAGACACTGTCATGTATTGATCTCAGCCCAAAGCAGAGGCTCCGCCAAGTGCCTGTGCCAGAGCCCAACACCTACAATGGCACCTTCACCATCTT aaatttcCAAGGAAACTATATTTCGTACATTGATGGAAATGTATGGAAAGCATACATTTGGACCGAGAAACT AATTctcaatgaaaattatttgactGAATTACATAAGGATTCATTTGAAGGCCTGCTATCCCTCCAGTATTT AGATTTATCCTGCAATAAAATACAGTCTATTGAAAGACGTACATTTGAACCACTACCATTTTTGCAGTTTAT aaatctTGGTTGCAATTTACTCACAGAACTGAGCTTTGGAACATTTCAGGCCTGGCATGGAATGCAGTTTTTATACAAGTT AATTCTCAATCGCAATCCTCTGACAACTGTTGAAGATCCGTATCTCTTTAAATTGCCAGCATTAAAATATCT AGACATGGGAAAAACGCAAGTTCCACTTACAACACTTAAGAACATTCTCACGATGACTGTTGAACTGGAAAAACT GATCTTACCTAGCCATATGGCCTGCTGCCTCTGCCAATTTAAAAACAGCATTGAGGCTGTCTGCAAGACAGTCAAGCTGCATTGCAACAGTGCATGTCTGACAAACACCATACATTGTC CTGAAGAAGCATCCGTAGGGAATCCAGAAGGAGCGTTCATGAAGGTGTTACAGGCCCGGAAGAAGCACACGAGCACTGAGCTGACTATTGAGCCGGAGGTGCCCTCAGACAGCAGTGACATCAACTTGTCAGGCTTTGGGAGTGAGCAGCTAGACACCAATGACGAGAGTGAAGTTATCAGTGCACTAAGTTACATCTTGCCTTATTTCTCAGTGGTAAATCTAGATGTGAAATCAATGTTGTTACCGTTCATTAAACAGCTTTCTTCAAATGTGCAAGATGGAGATAGGCCCCTgggtattttgaaaaacaatataaagagCCCCTCTCTTCAACCTGCATCGGACAACTCAACTtacaaaatttatgaaaataaattgagaaagcTGTACTTGCTGGAAAATATGTTAGATgcagaaatacaggaaaaaatcGATGAagttaaaagggaagaaaaaactgCCATGCTTATGCAGACCAGCCTTCTAGGTAACAAATTTAAAcgccaaatatttgaaaagaaattagaaactgTCCAACCACAGGAAAACAGCCTGGCAAAGATTCAAAGTGTAGGCAACAACCTGCAGAGAGTGAACAGAGTCCTCACGGGCCCAAGGAGCATCCAGAAAAGGCACTTCAAAGAGGTGGGAAAGCAGAGCACCAGGAGGGAAGAGGGTGCGCAGGCATTTGTGGAGAGCGCTGCCCAAGAAAAAAGGCTCGGGAGCCCGGTCTCAAGGGAGCTGGAACAGCCTCACACAGAGCAGGGGCGTGAGAAGTTAGTGGGAAACACCGTCTACACCAAGCCTTCATTCACCCAAGAGCTTAACGCAGCAGTGTCTTCTGTGCTGAAACCCTTCTCCATGGGCGAGCCTTCTGCCTCCACCCCTGCAAAAGCCCTACCTGAGGTCAGAGACAGATCGAAAGACTTAACCCACgccattttcattttagaaaacgCAAAGGCTAGAGTTAAAAGTATGAAGGCTGCCAAACCAATCGTACATTCCCGAAAAAAATACCGCTATCATAAAACTCGCTCCCGCGTGGCCCACAGAACACTCAAGGCCAAAAAGAGTCAAAAGTTCAGAAAGAAAAGTTACCTCGATAGACTGATGCTCGCAAACAGGCCGCCATTCTCTGCAGTGAACAGCCTCATAAATTCCCCTTCACAAGGGGCTTTTTCATCATTAGGAGACCCAAGTCCTCAGGAAAATCCTTTTCTGGAAGGATTTGCTCCTTCAGAACGTTTTACAGAAAACACTAATGTAAAAGACACAACTGCAAGAAATGCCTTTGAAGAAAACGTTTCTATGGAAAACACTACTATGCCGGAAGGCACCATCTCTGAAAACACAACCTACAATCCTCCTCCTGAGGCAGATTCCGCTGGGACTGCGTTCAACTTAGGGCCAGCTGTTAAACGAACTAATCAGACACAATGGGAATACAACAACATGGGCACTGACCTGTCCTCCGAGCCCAAAAGCTTCAATTACCCGTTGCTCTCGTCTGCAGGTGATCAGTTTGAAAATCAGCTAACCGAGCAGCTACGTTCCCTCATCCCCAACAACAATGTGAGAAAGCTCATTTCTCATGTTATCCGGACCTTGAAGACAGACTGCTCTGACACCCGTGTGCAAGTGACCTGTGCCAAGCTCATCTCCAGGACAGGCCTCCTGATGAAGCTTCTCAGTGAGCAGCAGGAAGTAAAGGCGTCCAAGGCTGAATGGGATACGGAACAATGGAAAACTGAGAACTATATCAATGAGAGCACGGAAGCCCAGAGTGAACAGAAAGAGCAGAGGTTGAGTGAG ctcacaAAAGAAGTTCCAGGATATGGCTATAACAACAAACTCATCTTGGCATTATTTGTGACCGAAATACTAACGACTTTGATTATAATTTTCTGCCTCATTCAG ATTTATTCTCACCGAAGGTCATCACAGGAAGATGAAGAAGGAGTCTCAAG GGGCATTTTCAGATTTCTGCCATGTAGGAGATGCTGTTCGCCAAGTGAGACTCAG GATGGAGCTTTCTCATTCAGACAGCCGCTGTGGCTTAAAGATATGTACAAACCTCTCAGTGCCACAAGAGTAAATAACCAGGCAGAGAAGCTGCACAAGAAGTCATCTAATGAGGAGGAGATCCTCAGCAGGGAACCTGG GGACAGCGAAGCCCCAACAGAGATGGGGGAGGAGAGTGAAGCCCAGTCATAG
- the LOC126938910 gene encoding leucine-rich repeat-containing protein 37A2-like isoform X34, which produces MQFLYKLILNRNPLTTVEDPYLFKLPALKYLDMGKTQVPLTTLKNILTMTVELEKLILPSHMACCLCQFKNSIEAVCKTVKLHCNSACLTNTIHCPEEASVGNPEGAFMKVLQARKKHTSTELTIEPEVPSDSSDINLSGFGSEQLDTNDESEVISALSYILPYFSVVNLDVKSMLLPFIKQLSSNVQDGDRPLGILKNNIKSPSLQPASDNSTYKIYENKLRKLYLLENMLDAEIQEKIDEVKREEKTAMLMQTSLLGNKFKRQIFEKKLETVQPQENSLAKIQSVGNNLQRVNRVLTGPRSIQKRHFKEVGKQSTRREEGAQAFVESAAQEKRLGSPVSRELEQPHTEQGREKLVGNTVYTKPSFTQELNAAVSSVLKPFSMGEPSASTPAKALPEVRDRSKDLTHAIFILENAKARVKSMKAAKPIVHSRKKYRYHKTRSRVAHRTLKAKKSQKFRKKSYLDRLMLANRPPFSAVNSLINSPSQGAFSSLGDPSPQENPFLEGFAPSERFTENTNVKDTTARNAFEENVSMENTTMPEGTISENTTYNPPPEADSAGTAFNLGPAVKRTNQTQWEYNNMGTDLSSEPKSFNYPLLSSAGDQFENQLTEQLRSLIPNNNVRKLISHVIRTLKTDCSDTRVQVTCAKLISRTGLLMKLLSEQQEVKASKAEWDTEQWKTENYINESTEAQSEQKEQRLSELTKEVPGYGYNNKLILALFVTEILTTLIIIFCLIQIYSHRRSSQEDEEGVSRGIFRFLPCRRCCSPSETQDGAFSFRQPLWLKDMYKPLSATRVNNQAEKLHKKSSNEEEILSREPGDSEAPTEMGEESEAQS; this is translated from the exons ATGCAGTTTTTATACAAGTT AATTCTCAATCGCAATCCTCTGACAACTGTTGAAGATCCGTATCTCTTTAAATTGCCAGCATTAAAATATCT AGACATGGGAAAAACGCAAGTTCCACTTACAACACTTAAGAACATTCTCACGATGACTGTTGAACTGGAAAAACT GATCTTACCTAGCCATATGGCCTGCTGCCTCTGCCAATTTAAAAACAGCATTGAGGCTGTCTGCAAGACAGTCAAGCTGCATTGCAACAGTGCATGTCTGACAAACACCATACATTGTC CTGAAGAAGCATCCGTAGGGAATCCAGAAGGAGCGTTCATGAAGGTGTTACAGGCCCGGAAGAAGCACACGAGCACTGAGCTGACTATTGAGCCGGAGGTGCCCTCAGACAGCAGTGACATCAACTTGTCAGGCTTTGGGAGTGAGCAGCTAGACACCAATGACGAGAGTGAAGTTATCAGTGCACTAAGTTACATCTTGCCTTATTTCTCAGTGGTAAATCTAGATGTGAAATCAATGTTGTTACCGTTCATTAAACAGCTTTCTTCAAATGTGCAAGATGGAGATAGGCCCCTgggtattttgaaaaacaatataaagagCCCCTCTCTTCAACCTGCATCGGACAACTCAACTtacaaaatttatgaaaataaattgagaaagcTGTACTTGCTGGAAAATATGTTAGATgcagaaatacaggaaaaaatcGATGAagttaaaagggaagaaaaaactgCCATGCTTATGCAGACCAGCCTTCTAGGTAACAAATTTAAAcgccaaatatttgaaaagaaattagaaactgTCCAACCACAGGAAAACAGCCTGGCAAAGATTCAAAGTGTAGGCAACAACCTGCAGAGAGTGAACAGAGTCCTCACGGGCCCAAGGAGCATCCAGAAAAGGCACTTCAAAGAGGTGGGAAAGCAGAGCACCAGGAGGGAAGAGGGTGCGCAGGCATTTGTGGAGAGCGCTGCCCAAGAAAAAAGGCTCGGGAGCCCGGTCTCAAGGGAGCTGGAACAGCCTCACACAGAGCAGGGGCGTGAGAAGTTAGTGGGAAACACCGTCTACACCAAGCCTTCATTCACCCAAGAGCTTAACGCAGCAGTGTCTTCTGTGCTGAAACCCTTCTCCATGGGCGAGCCTTCTGCCTCCACCCCTGCAAAAGCCCTACCTGAGGTCAGAGACAGATCGAAAGACTTAACCCACgccattttcattttagaaaacgCAAAGGCTAGAGTTAAAAGTATGAAGGCTGCCAAACCAATCGTACATTCCCGAAAAAAATACCGCTATCATAAAACTCGCTCCCGCGTGGCCCACAGAACACTCAAGGCCAAAAAGAGTCAAAAGTTCAGAAAGAAAAGTTACCTCGATAGACTGATGCTCGCAAACAGGCCGCCATTCTCTGCAGTGAACAGCCTCATAAATTCCCCTTCACAAGGGGCTTTTTCATCATTAGGAGACCCAAGTCCTCAGGAAAATCCTTTTCTGGAAGGATTTGCTCCTTCAGAACGTTTTACAGAAAACACTAATGTAAAAGACACAACTGCAAGAAATGCCTTTGAAGAAAACGTTTCTATGGAAAACACTACTATGCCGGAAGGCACCATCTCTGAAAACACAACCTACAATCCTCCTCCTGAGGCAGATTCCGCTGGGACTGCGTTCAACTTAGGGCCAGCTGTTAAACGAACTAATCAGACACAATGGGAATACAACAACATGGGCACTGACCTGTCCTCCGAGCCCAAAAGCTTCAATTACCCGTTGCTCTCGTCTGCAGGTGATCAGTTTGAAAATCAGCTAACCGAGCAGCTACGTTCCCTCATCCCCAACAACAATGTGAGAAAGCTCATTTCTCATGTTATCCGGACCTTGAAGACAGACTGCTCTGACACCCGTGTGCAAGTGACCTGTGCCAAGCTCATCTCCAGGACAGGCCTCCTGATGAAGCTTCTCAGTGAGCAGCAGGAAGTAAAGGCGTCCAAGGCTGAATGGGATACGGAACAATGGAAAACTGAGAACTATATCAATGAGAGCACGGAAGCCCAGAGTGAACAGAAAGAGCAGAGGTTGAGTGAG ctcacaAAAGAAGTTCCAGGATATGGCTATAACAACAAACTCATCTTGGCATTATTTGTGACCGAAATACTAACGACTTTGATTATAATTTTCTGCCTCATTCAG ATTTATTCTCACCGAAGGTCATCACAGGAAGATGAAGAAGGAGTCTCAAG GGGCATTTTCAGATTTCTGCCATGTAGGAGATGCTGTTCGCCAAGTGAGACTCAG GATGGAGCTTTCTCATTCAGACAGCCGCTGTGGCTTAAAGATATGTACAAACCTCTCAGTGCCACAAGAGTAAATAACCAGGCAGAGAAGCTGCACAAGAAGTCATCTAATGAGGAGGAGATCCTCAGCAGGGAACCTGG GGACAGCGAAGCCCCAACAGAGATGGGGGAGGAGAGTGAAGCCCAGTCATAG